From the genome of Syntrophobacterales bacterium, one region includes:
- a CDS encoding integrase arm-type DNA-binding domain-containing protein, which translates to MPRLTVPLTDLKVLKSKAKDKPYSLFDGGGLYIHILPTGVKLWRLKYRIGGKGRLMAIGKYPDVGLADARRKRDEARKLLADNIDPVVTRRAQKEKAAKVDTDSFEAIAREWYNKFLNTWIPGYYMRIISALERDVFPYIGEKPINEIMAPELLSVLQKIEERGAIDTAHRIRAFCGRIFRYAIATGRAHRDPSGDLRGAIPPPTSGHMAAITDPERVGELLRAIDDYTGSYPVLCALKLAPMLFVRPGELRKAEWAEISLNEAVWNIPADKMKMRVSHLVPLPRQAVNILKELYKYTGESKYCFPSARSFQRPMSDNAILSALRRMDFEKDEMSGHGFRAMARTILDEVLQVRPDIIEHQLAHQVKDPLGRAYNRTKFLPERRAMMQQWADYLEELKGGGDRTY; encoded by the coding sequence ATGCCGAGATTAACTGTACCGTTGACCGATTTGAAAGTTCTGAAATCAAAGGCAAAAGATAAACCTTACAGTCTATTTGATGGAGGGGGATTGTATATTCATATTTTACCGACGGGTGTAAAGCTATGGCGGCTAAAATATCGGATTGGCGGGAAAGGCAGGTTAATGGCTATCGGCAAGTATCCGGATGTTGGTCTTGCAGATGCCCGGAGAAAAAGAGATGAGGCCAGAAAGTTACTTGCCGACAATATCGACCCGGTTGTTACAAGGAGGGCGCAGAAAGAGAAGGCCGCAAAAGTTGATACTGATTCGTTCGAGGCAATAGCACGCGAATGGTATAATAAATTCCTTAACACATGGATTCCGGGATACTACATGAGGATTATATCCGCATTGGAACGTGATGTTTTCCCGTACATAGGGGAGAAACCCATCAATGAGATAATGGCTCCTGAATTGTTGTCTGTCCTTCAGAAGATCGAGGAACGCGGGGCTATTGATACTGCACATCGGATCAGGGCATTTTGCGGTAGGATATTCCGGTATGCAATCGCCACGGGTCGAGCGCATCGTGATCCGTCGGGCGATCTCAGAGGGGCAATACCACCCCCTACATCTGGACACATGGCGGCCATCACCGATCCGGAGCGGGTAGGGGAATTATTGCGAGCAATAGACGATTACACAGGAAGTTATCCTGTACTATGCGCCCTGAAACTTGCGCCGATGCTTTTTGTCCGACCGGGAGAGCTACGAAAGGCGGAGTGGGCAGAAATCAGCCTTAATGAAGCTGTCTGGAACATTCCGGCAGATAAAATGAAAATGAGGGTTTCTCACCTCGTTCCTCTTCCGAGGCAAGCGGTTAATATACTCAAGGAGCTTTACAAATATACGGGAGAAAGTAAATACTGCTTTCCATCTGCGAGATCGTTTCAACGTCCCATGTCGGATAATGCTATCCTGTCTGCTTTGCGGCGCATGGATTTTGAAAAGGATGAGATGTCGGGTCATGGCTTCCGAGCTATGGCGAGGACAATTCTGGATGAAGTCTTACAGGTCAGGCCGGATATCATTGAACATCAATTAGCCCATCAGGTAAAAGACCCATTGGGCCGGGCCTATAACCGGACGAAGTTTCTTCCGGAACGACGGGCGATGATGCAGCAATGGGCCGATTACCTGGAAGAGCTAAAGGGCGGCGGCGACCGGACGTATTAG
- a CDS encoding thiolase family protein has translation MSDAVIVEAVRSAGGRYKKGGLALTRSDDYGIQVLKGLLVRVPQLKPEDVDDVIVGCSFPEAEQGMNFGRVLSIGAGLPITTSGMTVNRFCSSGLQSIADATAKIRAGWSEVIIAGGCETMSHIPMGGSILRPDPEWDFDGGMPNVYVSMGITAENVAASYNISREEMDKFGVESNRRAYEAIKAGKFKEEIIPIVANRYKISKSGKRVKEKFVFDTDDGVRWPSKLEDMAKLKSPFKQGGTVTAANSSQMTDGAAFALLMTPEKAKAIGVKPLARLAYYAVAGCRPEEMGVGPAYAIPKVLKMAGLTAKDIDVFEINEAFASQCLYSARVVGIEDRYKAGDVNPNGGAIALGHPLGCTGAKLTAQLLHELKRRKAKRGIVSMCIGGGMGAAGIYEML, from the coding sequence ATGAGCGATGCGGTCATTGTTGAAGCAGTAAGAAGCGCCGGTGGGCGTTATAAGAAGGGCGGTCTTGCGCTGACAAGATCGGATGATTATGGAATACAGGTTTTAAAGGGACTTTTAGTGCGCGTTCCTCAATTAAAACCGGAAGATGTAGATGATGTAATTGTCGGTTGTTCCTTTCCCGAGGCGGAGCAGGGGATGAATTTCGGTCGTGTTCTGTCAATAGGCGCGGGCCTGCCCATTACGACGTCGGGGATGACGGTCAACCGTTTCTGTTCCTCCGGTCTTCAGTCCATCGCGGATGCAACCGCCAAGATCAGGGCGGGCTGGTCCGAGGTTATTATTGCCGGCGGCTGTGAGACGATGTCCCATATTCCGATGGGCGGTTCGATTCTTCGTCCCGATCCCGAGTGGGATTTCGACGGGGGAATGCCTAATGTCTATGTTTCTATGGGAATTACCGCGGAAAATGTTGCCGCGTCCTACAATATTTCCCGCGAAGAGATGGACAAGTTTGGTGTGGAGAGCAACCGTCGCGCCTACGAGGCGATCAAGGCGGGCAAGTTCAAGGAGGAGATCATCCCGATTGTTGCCAACCGCTACAAGATTTCCAAGAGCGGCAAACGCGTCAAGGAGAAGTTTGTATTCGATACCGATGACGGGGTTCGCTGGCCCTCGAAACTTGAGGATATGGCGAAACTGAAATCGCCGTTTAAACAGGGCGGCACTGTAACCGCGGCCAACTCTTCCCAGATGACGGATGGGGCGGCCTTTGCGCTTTTGATGACCCCGGAAAAGGCCAAGGCGATCGGTGTGAAGCCGCTGGCCCGGCTGGCCTATTACGCGGTAGCCGGATGCCGTCCGGAGGAGATGGGCGTCGGCCCCGCGTACGCGATTCCCAAGGTTCTGAAGATGGCGGGATTGACCGCGAAAGATATCGATGTCTTCGAGATCAATGAGGCATTTGCTTCACAGTGTCTCTATTCGGCCCGCGTAGTCGGGATCGAGGATCGCTATAAGGCGGGCGATGTCAATCCGAACGGCGGGGCGATCGCCCTTGGCCATCCGCTGGGTTGCACCGGCGCGAAGCTTACTGCCCAACTGTTGCACGAATTGAAGCGGCGCAAGGCAAAACGGGGCATCGTTTCCATGTGCATCGGCGGCGGCATGGGAGCGGCGGGCATCTATGAGATGTTGTAG
- a CDS encoding 3-hydroxyacyl-CoA dehydrogenase/enoyl-CoA hydratase family protein — protein sequence MTYEIKKVAVLGAGVMGAGIAAHLTNAGIECALLDIVPFELTDADKAKGLTEKSPAWRNRFAQGGLDNALKSKPASFFTKKNASLIKTGNFEDNLGWLADVDWVIEVVVENLKIKQELFARVEKIVRPDCIVTTNTSGIPIKDISAGFGKKLKGQFLGTHFFNPPRYMKLLEVIPGAETKPEIVKFMTEFCGTVLGKGTVISKDVPNFIGNRIGTYDISNAVHLMLEKNLKIDEIDAIISKALGRPNSGIFGTLDLVGLDTGQNVMNNLYAAVPEDEMREMFVQSEFMSKMVERKWLGNKTKQGFYKKSRDAKGKSLKFVIDYNTMEYVSASRPRFASVAAALKKSDEGAAGMIKAMFNGSDVAAELTREYLCNNFIYAANRIPEISESIIGIDNAMKWGYNHQLGPFETWDAVGVREAVEVMKKLKKKVPEKITEMLKKKCETFYLQKDDGRYYYDFNKKDYVKLESNPRIILLPDLKAQNKVIAENASASLVDMGDGVACLEFHTKMNAIDDGMIEMLQKSCDIVEKDFSGMVLGNHGTNFSAGANVFKVLMAAQKGDWDLLDQQIYGLQSANMRMKYLSKPVVSAPAGLALGGGCEMAMHATKCLPYGETYIGLVEVGVGVIPAGGGCKELMVRVTEGLPDGVIEAGQNMQQIYAKALENIAMAKVATSAAEGMELGYIRKTENIELSRDHQLWDAKQVVLGLAKFYKKPRPVLIPVMGENLRGLAEAMFYNMRVGNYISEYDVHVARKVAYILSGGDCPEGTLVTEEEILALERESFLSLCGEKKTQDRIMHILNTGKPLRN from the coding sequence ATGACATACGAAATCAAAAAGGTTGCTGTGCTCGGCGCCGGGGTCATGGGCGCAGGGATCGCGGCGCATCTGACCAATGCGGGCATTGAATGCGCCCTGCTCGACATTGTCCCGTTTGAATTGACCGATGCCGATAAGGCCAAGGGCCTGACGGAGAAGAGCCCGGCCTGGCGGAACCGGTTTGCGCAAGGCGGCCTTGACAATGCGCTTAAATCAAAACCGGCGTCTTTCTTCACAAAAAAGAATGCTTCCCTGATCAAAACCGGCAATTTCGAGGACAATCTGGGTTGGCTGGCCGATGTGGACTGGGTGATCGAGGTCGTAGTTGAAAACCTGAAAATCAAACAGGAACTTTTTGCCCGGGTGGAAAAGATTGTCCGCCCCGATTGCATCGTCACTACCAATACCTCGGGCATTCCCATCAAGGATATTTCAGCCGGTTTCGGCAAAAAACTGAAAGGACAGTTTCTGGGGACGCATTTTTTCAACCCGCCCCGCTATATGAAGCTTCTGGAGGTCATTCCCGGCGCCGAGACAAAACCGGAGATCGTTAAATTCATGACGGAATTCTGCGGAACCGTGCTGGGAAAGGGCACGGTAATCAGTAAGGACGTGCCCAATTTTATCGGAAACCGCATCGGCACCTACGATATTTCCAACGCTGTCCATCTGATGCTCGAAAAGAACCTGAAGATTGACGAGATTGACGCCATTATCAGTAAGGCGCTCGGACGTCCGAATTCGGGAATCTTCGGCACTCTGGATCTGGTCGGGCTCGATACCGGGCAAAATGTGATGAACAACCTCTATGCCGCCGTTCCTGAGGACGAGATGCGTGAGATGTTTGTGCAGTCGGAATTCATGAGCAAGATGGTCGAGCGCAAGTGGCTGGGCAACAAGACCAAACAGGGGTTCTACAAAAAATCAAGAGACGCCAAGGGGAAAAGCTTAAAATTTGTCATTGACTACAATACGATGGAATATGTTTCGGCCTCCCGCCCGAGGTTTGCCTCCGTTGCCGCCGCGCTCAAAAAGAGCGACGAAGGCGCCGCCGGCATGATCAAGGCGATGTTCAACGGCTCTGACGTCGCCGCCGAACTTACCCGGGAATACCTCTGCAATAACTTTATCTACGCAGCCAACCGCATTCCCGAAATCTCGGAGAGCATTATCGGCATCGATAACGCGATGAAGTGGGGATACAACCACCAGCTTGGTCCGTTCGAAACCTGGGACGCGGTAGGGGTGCGCGAAGCCGTAGAGGTGATGAAAAAGCTCAAAAAGAAGGTCCCCGAAAAGATCACGGAGATGTTAAAGAAAAAGTGCGAAACTTTCTACCTGCAAAAGGATGACGGTCGCTACTACTATGATTTCAATAAGAAGGATTATGTTAAACTGGAGTCCAATCCGCGGATTATTCTTCTTCCCGACCTGAAGGCGCAAAACAAGGTGATAGCAGAAAACGCCAGCGCCTCCCTGGTAGATATGGGCGACGGCGTTGCCTGCCTGGAGTTCCACACGAAGATGAATGCCATCGACGACGGGATGATCGAGATGCTCCAGAAAAGTTGCGATATCGTCGAGAAGGATTTCAGCGGAATGGTCTTGGGCAACCATGGAACGAACTTTTCCGCGGGGGCGAACGTCTTCAAGGTGTTGATGGCGGCCCAAAAGGGCGACTGGGATTTGCTCGATCAGCAAATTTACGGATTACAGTCTGCCAACATGCGGATGAAATACCTCTCCAAGCCGGTGGTATCCGCCCCGGCGGGTCTGGCCCTGGGCGGGGGCTGCGAGATGGCCATGCACGCAACCAAATGTCTTCCTTATGGTGAAACATATATTGGTCTGGTGGAGGTGGGAGTCGGCGTAATTCCTGCCGGAGGCGGCTGCAAGGAGCTGATGGTGCGCGTGACGGAAGGCCTCCCCGACGGGGTTATCGAAGCCGGCCAGAATATGCAGCAGATATACGCCAAGGCACTGGAAAATATTGCGATGGCCAAGGTTGCGACCAGCGCCGCGGAAGGAATGGAGCTCGGCTACATCCGCAAAACCGAGAATATTGAGCTTTCCCGCGATCATCAACTCTGGGATGCGAAGCAGGTGGTTCTGGGGCTGGCGAAATTCTACAAAAAGCCGCGTCCGGTTTTGATCCCGGTTATGGGCGAGAACCTGCGCGGATTGGCCGAGGCGATGTTCTACAACATGCGGGTCGGCAATTACATCTCCGAATACGACGTTCATGTCGCCCGCAAGGTGGCTTACATCCTTTCCGGCGGCGATTGTCCCGAAGGAACGCTGGTGACCGAGGAGGAGATTCTGGCTTTGGAAAGGGAATCCTTCCTCAGCCTGTGCGGTGAAAAGAAGACGCAGGACAGGATCATGCACATTCTCAATACCGGCAAGCCGTTGCGGAATTAA